The Petrocella atlantisensis genome has a window encoding:
- a CDS encoding YbjQ family protein: protein MILVNTDYITGKEFEMLGIVKGSTIQSKHMGKDIMAGLKTMVGGELTSYNEMMNDARALGTKRMVEEAEAMGADAVVNVRYASSAIMQGAAEVIVYGTAVKFI from the coding sequence ATGATCTTAGTAAATACTGATTATATCACAGGGAAAGAATTTGAAATGTTGGGGATTGTTAAAGGTAGTACAATCCAATCCAAACATATGGGAAAAGACATCATGGCCGGACTTAAAACCATGGTGGGTGGAGAACTAACCAGTTACAATGAGATGATGAATGACGCAAGAGCGCTAGGTACCAAAAGAATGGTAGAGGAAGCAGAGGCCATGGGCGCAGATGCTGTTGTTAATGTTCGCTATGCTTCCAGTGCTATTATGCAAGGTGCTGCAGAAGTCATTGTATATGGTACAGCAGTTAAATTCATTTAA
- a CDS encoding MFS transporter, which translates to MKEKLPFSKQMAYALGQLGWSLLSGIIGTYLIFYYIPTEKSGIMVAIPQIAFFGFLTIIGMITMLGRFFDAVTDPWIATLSDRCRSKKGRRITYMRRAAVPFAVLTVLVFWNPINGESIFNAIFLSVSLLLFYLFFTMYVTPYMALLSELGHTPQERLNLSTYISVTWFLGFALASQAPSLWNIFVDMGLNKQNSIRLTFIVFAAIGLIFLLIPVFTIDEKRYCESVPSDIKMIESIKATFRNREFTIFVMSDLVYWVAITVFQNALLYYITVLLDRPEEMLGILFILLGVGSFIFYAPVNLLAKKFGKKRLLIFAFVMFIVAYTYSIFLGKLPFSPTLQAYILVIIASIPMAIFGILPNVVIADIAEYDGIMTGTRREGMFFGTRTFVSKIGQMISMLILSALLLLRQNGNNEIGIRLTAVFAAVFCVIGLILLLMYNEDKILNGLADQD; encoded by the coding sequence ATGAAAGAAAAATTACCGTTTTCGAAACAAATGGCTTATGCGCTTGGACAATTGGGATGGTCTTTACTATCTGGCATCATCGGTACTTACCTCATTTTTTACTATATTCCTACGGAAAAATCGGGGATTATGGTGGCAATACCTCAAATAGCGTTTTTTGGCTTTTTAACAATCATTGGTATGATTACAATGCTAGGTAGATTCTTTGACGCAGTAACTGATCCTTGGATTGCAACATTAAGTGACCGTTGCAGATCTAAAAAAGGACGACGCATTACTTATATGAGAAGAGCGGCGGTGCCTTTTGCGGTGTTGACGGTGTTGGTTTTTTGGAACCCTATCAATGGTGAAAGCATTTTTAACGCCATTTTTCTATCGGTGTCTCTACTCTTGTTTTATTTGTTTTTTACGATGTATGTAACACCATATATGGCTTTGTTATCTGAACTTGGACATACACCACAAGAGCGACTCAATCTATCAACCTACATATCCGTCACCTGGTTCTTAGGATTTGCATTAGCATCTCAGGCACCATCCTTGTGGAATATATTCGTAGATATGGGTTTGAATAAACAAAATTCCATTCGACTGACATTCATAGTTTTTGCCGCCATCGGACTAATATTTTTATTGATACCTGTATTTACAATAGATGAGAAACGCTATTGTGAATCTGTCCCCTCAGACATTAAAATGATTGAATCCATCAAAGCGACTTTCCGAAACCGTGAGTTTACGATTTTCGTCATGTCAGATCTGGTATATTGGGTGGCCATTACGGTATTTCAAAATGCACTGCTATATTATATAACCGTTTTATTAGATCGACCGGAAGAGATGTTAGGTATCTTGTTTATCTTATTGGGTGTAGGCTCTTTCATCTTTTATGCACCGGTTAACCTATTGGCTAAAAAATTCGGCAAGAAAAGGCTACTGATTTTTGCGTTCGTTATGTTTATTGTAGCCTATACATATAGTATTTTCCTCGGGAAACTACCTTTTTCACCTACACTTCAAGCCTATATTTTGGTCATTATTGCCTCAATTCCAATGGCGATATTTGGTATCTTACCAAACGTTGTCATCGCTGATATTGCAGAATATGATGGGATTATGACAGGTACTAGAAGAGAAGGTATGTTCTTTGGAACACGTACTTTTGTGTCCAAGATTGGTCAAATGATATCCATGTTGATACTAAGTGCTTTACTTTTATTGAGGCAAAATGGTAATAATGAAATCGGTATTCGTTTGACAGCAGTTTTTGCTGCTGTGTTTTGTGTGATTGGTCTAATACTCTTATTGATGTATAATGAAGATAAAATATTAAATGGCTTAGCTGACCAGGACTGA
- the aroF gene encoding 3-deoxy-7-phosphoheptulonate synthase — MIFVMKQNVEKSKVDAFRKIFEDKGFKTLYSFGTDYQVVGLVGNTSILDVDQITETNVIVEYGKRITEPFKMVNRKFQPENTYVKVGPTTFGEGLFQVIAGPCSVENENQIMEIARAVKLSGATLLRGGAFKPRSSPYAFQGLHAEGIQLLLQAKKETGLPIVSELTSLSQFDLFEDVDVIQVGARNMQNFDMLRELGLCKKAILLKRGLASTIEEFLMSAEYIMTGGNSNIILCERGIRTIETMTRNTLDISAVPLLKKLSHLPVIIDPSHAGGMRSLVAPLTKAAIAIGADGILIETHNNPAEALSDGAQSLDLSDFSELMVEIERRVAFENKKLDKS, encoded by the coding sequence ATGATATTTGTAATGAAGCAAAATGTCGAAAAAAGTAAAGTAGATGCCTTTAGAAAAATCTTTGAGGACAAAGGGTTTAAGACACTTTATAGCTTTGGAACGGACTATCAAGTAGTGGGTTTAGTTGGGAATACAAGTATCCTTGATGTTGACCAGATTACAGAAACTAATGTGATCGTTGAGTATGGTAAACGTATCACAGAACCTTTTAAAATGGTAAATCGTAAATTCCAACCAGAGAATACTTATGTTAAAGTAGGACCGACAACTTTTGGAGAAGGCCTCTTTCAGGTTATCGCCGGACCCTGTTCTGTTGAGAACGAAAATCAAATCATGGAAATAGCCCGTGCTGTCAAACTGAGTGGAGCAACTTTACTAAGAGGAGGGGCTTTCAAACCGAGATCTTCCCCATATGCTTTTCAGGGACTTCATGCTGAAGGCATTCAGTTACTCCTTCAAGCAAAAAAAGAAACAGGCCTACCCATTGTGTCTGAGTTGACCAGTCTTAGCCAGTTTGACCTATTTGAAGATGTGGATGTGATTCAAGTGGGTGCACGAAATATGCAGAATTTTGACATGCTTCGAGAATTAGGGCTCTGCAAAAAAGCAATTCTACTTAAACGTGGTTTGGCATCAACCATAGAAGAATTTTTAATGAGTGCTGAATACATTATGACAGGTGGTAATTCTAACATCATATTATGTGAGCGTGGCATTAGAACCATTGAAACCATGACGCGAAATACATTAGATATATCCGCTGTGCCCTTGTTAAAAAAATTAAGTCATCTCCCAGTCATTATTGACCCTAGCCATGCAGGCGGTATGCGTTCTCTCGTAGCGCCTTTAACAAAGGCGGCCATTGCAATTGGCGCTGATGGGATACTCATTGAAACCCATAATAACCCAGCAGAAGCTTTGTCCGACGGGGCGCAGTCACTAGATTTAAGCGACTTTTCAGAACTCATGGTTGAAATTGAACGTAGAGTGGCTTTTGAGAATAAAAAACTTGACAAAAGTTAG
- a CDS encoding TetR/AcrR family transcriptional regulator yields MSLKNKRMNEINKQKEKRKEDILAAAIEVFKEKSIRSAKMTDIALKSEVGVATVYRYFKTKLDLVIEAVNWMCKEEMQLMLVPFEDDGYKSMNGFEQVSFILKLFILLYEVYPDFVALLEQFDNYVVEEQIGLEQLENYEKNIIDLKEITFGAMERGKKDGSIKMDIDNNIFYTTITHSLMSLSQKLILRGNILKSDSEVNGKKQLALLIEMAEGYIKN; encoded by the coding sequence ATGAGTCTTAAAAACAAACGCATGAATGAAATAAATAAGCAGAAAGAAAAGAGAAAAGAAGATATATTAGCCGCCGCCATAGAGGTGTTTAAGGAAAAAAGCATTCGATCAGCAAAAATGACAGATATTGCCTTAAAATCAGAAGTAGGGGTTGCAACGGTGTATCGTTATTTTAAAACTAAGCTTGATCTTGTAATTGAAGCGGTAAATTGGATGTGTAAAGAAGAAATGCAGTTGATGTTAGTACCTTTTGAAGATGATGGTTATAAGAGCATGAATGGCTTTGAGCAAGTATCTTTTATTTTGAAGCTCTTTATTTTGCTGTATGAAGTGTATCCGGATTTTGTTGCGTTGCTTGAGCAATTTGATAATTATGTTGTTGAAGAACAGATTGGCCTAGAACAGTTAGAGAATTATGAAAAAAATATTATCGACTTGAAAGAGATAACATTTGGCGCAATGGAGCGAGGTAAAAAAGATGGATCGATAAAAATGGATATCGACAACAACATCTTTTATACGACCATTACCCATAGTCTGATGAGCTTATCACAAAAACTGATTCTAAGAGGTAATATCTTGAAAAGCGACAGTGAAGTAAATGGTAAGAAACAGTTGGCGTTATTAATAGAAATGGCTGAAGGTTACATCAAAAACTAG
- a CDS encoding InlB B-repeat-containing protein: MKKMKKVVSLAIALSLMLSSMNVVNAETEPATPTLDIATTTVDETSAEASWSVTFPDDSYILDGYDYQLSGKGKVKDVMTTSAIFNDLTAGTGYSLTVDAHYSKVEDDQSIFEIETKDFEVETTKESSIKNINIWRREIEGTTEYALSTSNNSTRYETVEEALEAALEEEEVNYESLESYTTLEFKTNEGEGWEKSEKITVVVIQKQMETETRYRVKGSEDEYNTDLDEVVETQAESYEYDEWVIDNDDFVYTVTRVTKGTVSNTAEVSLPVNLWMAADDGARLYIDGQERAGLLKKWNAPSNYNKANLFYIHDLSRNPFLAAKAWDGPEENGQGNKTIAGFKMVLEVRDDEYSVTDETWYYYLGKGAPEEDAAGNSWYEEAYMADADLWTTVTVIGNPNGAWAKSDKFPADGDYIWTPSYQHIGQNKIDTPVYFRNAPTQVPIDYFDITITPVIKERTEDNIINNPSAGSIKATFGETTAQSSGDTISATLPDGTVITFEAIASEGYRFVSWLYNLNNELDEGDDGYRPNPRDITVSSSSKSFGPTPVFEAIPTYNVMATTEQPDRGTAGPSEQTVEENGNATVTAEAHDGFYFIHWTDEQGEVVSTEAEYTVNNIESDMTFYAVFGEDTEPDNPEPRRRRPASEPEQEEEPEPEEETQVVLDLEDEATPEALPEAEVVEPVVAVEILDEEIPEADGSDAMEMPKTSGIPMGIFYGLGIAVSGLGFKIKKRS; encoded by the coding sequence ATGAAAAAAATGAAAAAAGTAGTATCATTGGCAATAGCGTTATCATTAATGCTTAGTAGTATGAATGTAGTTAACGCCGAAACTGAACCAGCAACTCCAACTTTGGACATTGCTACAACTACAGTTGATGAAACATCTGCAGAAGCTTCTTGGTCTGTAACGTTCCCAGATGATAGCTATATTCTGGATGGTTATGACTATCAATTAAGTGGAAAAGGCAAAGTTAAAGATGTAATGACAACTTCAGCCATCTTTAATGACTTAACAGCAGGTACAGGTTATTCGTTAACGGTTGACGCTCATTACTCAAAAGTCGAGGATGATCAAAGCATATTTGAGATAGAAACAAAAGACTTTGAAGTAGAAACGACTAAAGAATCTAGCATAAAGAATATTAATATTTGGAGAAGAGAGATTGAGGGCACTACAGAGTATGCTCTATCTACAAGTAATAATAGCACGAGATATGAAACCGTTGAGGAAGCTTTAGAAGCGGCTTTAGAAGAAGAAGAAGTGAATTATGAATCTTTGGAGTCCTATACAACCTTAGAGTTTAAAACCAATGAAGGTGAAGGATGGGAAAAATCCGAAAAAATTACTGTAGTGGTCATTCAAAAACAAATGGAAACAGAAACCAGATACCGAGTCAAAGGTAGTGAGGATGAATACAATACAGATCTTGACGAAGTAGTTGAGACTCAAGCAGAAAGCTATGAGTATGATGAATGGGTTATTGATAATGATGATTTTGTCTATACAGTTACACGAGTGACAAAAGGTACAGTTTCAAATACAGCAGAAGTATCTTTACCAGTTAACTTATGGATGGCAGCAGATGATGGAGCAAGGCTTTATATTGACGGGCAAGAAAGAGCCGGCTTATTAAAAAAATGGAATGCACCAAGCAATTACAACAAAGCAAATTTATTTTATATTCATGACTTAAGTAGAAATCCATTTTTAGCAGCAAAAGCATGGGACGGTCCTGAGGAAAATGGTCAAGGAAACAAAACCATTGCAGGGTTTAAAATGGTACTTGAAGTTCGTGATGATGAGTATAGCGTTACAGACGAAACTTGGTATTACTACTTAGGCAAAGGCGCACCAGAAGAAGATGCAGCAGGAAATAGCTGGTATGAAGAAGCGTATATGGCGGATGCGGATCTTTGGACAACGGTGACAGTTATTGGAAATCCTAATGGTGCTTGGGCAAAAAGCGATAAGTTCCCTGCAGACGGTGACTATATTTGGACACCTTCTTATCAGCATATTGGGCAAAATAAAATCGATACACCAGTGTATTTTAGAAATGCTCCAACACAAGTTCCCATAGATTATTTTGACATTACGATTACACCAGTTATTAAAGAACGTACAGAGGACAACATTATCAATAACCCATCAGCTGGTAGCATCAAAGCTACTTTTGGAGAGACAACAGCTCAATCTAGTGGCGATACCATAAGTGCTACTTTACCAGATGGCACAGTTATTACTTTTGAAGCAATAGCTTCTGAGGGTTACAGATTTGTATCTTGGCTGTATAACTTGAATAACGAATTGGATGAAGGCGATGATGGCTATAGACCTAATCCAAGAGATATAACGGTTTCAAGTTCATCTAAAAGTTTTGGACCGACACCTGTATTTGAAGCTATCCCAACATATAATGTAATGGCTACAACCGAACAACCGGATAGAGGAACTGCAGGTCCATCAGAACAAACTGTTGAGGAAAATGGTAATGCTACAGTGACAGCAGAAGCTCACGATGGGTTCTATTTCATTCATTGGACAGACGAACAAGGAGAAGTTGTTTCAACAGAAGCAGAGTACACTGTGAATAATATTGAAAGTGATATGACGTTCTACGCGGTCTTTGGTGAAGATACGGAGCCTGATAACCCAGAACCTAGAAGAAGAAGACCGGCATCAGAACCAGAACAGGAAGAAGAACCAGAACCAGAAGAAGAAACTCAAGTAGTTCTAGATCTTGAAGATGAAGCAACCCCTGAAGCATTACCGGAAGCAGAAGTTGTTGAACCGGTAGTAGCTGTAGAGATCTTAGATGAAGAGATCCCAGAAGCAGATGGCAGTGATGCTATGGAAATGCCAAAGACTTCCGGTATTCCAATGGGTATATTCTACGGATTAGGTATTGCAGTATCCGGTCTTGGTTTTAAAATCAAAAAAAGAAGCTAA
- a CDS encoding GGDEF domain-containing protein, whose translation MKITNKKVALHWYFAIYLIVATIALLDFKIGGMISLYMLYLLPIGFIGIYGNRLQAIMLSIVCGGVWILVDNSLGILSFENSFSWVEIISRLILLIFIAYIIGSYRIAYQALLQQAYRDEKTGAYNYSAFLEIGTKYLKVVSRSNEVASLAYFDMDNFKIINDSYGHSTGDKVLLQFSNIVMKHVRSSDLFARIGGDEFIVLFIGSDADQSRDNLEKIKFEFNALMANNNYPTTVSIGLIDITKDKSLEVMIMEADLMMYEAKSKGKNTINQGDGSSGSTV comes from the coding sequence ATGAAAATAACCAACAAAAAAGTTGCCCTACACTGGTACTTTGCAATATATTTAATCGTTGCTACCATAGCCTTATTAGATTTTAAGATTGGTGGTATGATTAGTCTGTATATGCTATATCTATTACCGATTGGTTTTATAGGTATCTATGGAAATCGGTTACAAGCGATAATGTTATCAATCGTGTGTGGTGGAGTGTGGATTTTAGTAGATAATAGCCTAGGTATATTATCTTTTGAAAACAGTTTTTCATGGGTTGAAATCATCTCGAGATTAATACTATTAATATTCATTGCATATATTATTGGTTCTTATCGAATAGCTTATCAAGCTTTACTACAACAAGCGTATAGAGATGAAAAAACTGGGGCATATAATTATAGTGCTTTTCTAGAAATAGGAACAAAATACTTAAAAGTAGTAAGTCGTTCTAACGAGGTTGCTTCTTTAGCCTATTTTGATATGGATAATTTTAAGATTATCAATGATAGCTATGGTCACTCTACGGGCGACAAAGTTCTATTACAGTTTTCAAATATTGTTATGAAGCATGTTCGTAGTTCGGATTTGTTTGCACGGATTGGTGGTGATGAGTTTATTGTTTTATTTATTGGAAGCGATGCAGATCAATCAAGAGATAATCTTGAAAAGATTAAGTTTGAGTTTAACGCATTGATGGCGAATAACAATTATCCTACTACCGTTAGTATTGGACTCATTGACATTACAAAAGATAAGAGTCTTGAAGTTATGATTATGGAAGCTGATTTAATGATGTATGAAGCAAAAAGTAAAGGCAAAAACACCATCAACCAGGGGGATGGTTCTTCCGGTTCGACGGTGTAA
- a CDS encoding PocR ligand-binding domain-containing protein, which yields MVPKIYSSKNQERLIMDNRATGKNKRASEMIHTFTIYEVKELQDTQDKFVKYSGLSNIVFDLSGTPVTSIGEESNLLEDFIQRIKTQSDLFFSARSMEKIYFKDHLQVYLCKASEKLYGVIDLMAHGKKVASWLIQDVYKIENLDSGYNLDPVISNFITICHMLHLQIEQLEKQAVLRMCLQYEKDKLKKSQRR from the coding sequence ATGGTTCCAAAAATATATAGTAGTAAAAATCAAGAAAGGCTGATTATGGACAATAGAGCCACTGGGAAAAATAAGAGAGCTAGCGAAATGATTCACACCTTCACAATCTATGAGGTAAAAGAACTTCAAGATACACAGGATAAGTTTGTTAAGTATTCAGGTCTATCCAATATCGTATTTGACTTGAGTGGGACTCCTGTAACGAGCATCGGAGAAGAAAGCAATCTGCTAGAAGATTTCATTCAGCGGATCAAAACACAAAGTGATCTTTTCTTTAGTGCGAGGTCAATGGAGAAAATCTACTTCAAGGATCATTTGCAAGTATATTTATGTAAGGCATCTGAAAAGTTATACGGTGTTATTGACTTAATGGCACACGGGAAAAAAGTAGCCAGTTGGTTGATTCAAGATGTCTACAAAATAGAGAATCTAGATAGTGGTTATAATCTTGACCCAGTAATATCTAATTTTATAACCATATGTCACATGCTACACCTTCAAATAGAGCAGCTTGAAAAACAGGCTGTACTTCGAATGTGCCTACAATATGAAAAGGATAAACTTAAAAAGAGTCAAAGGCGTTAA
- a CDS encoding DUF2200 domain-containing protein, producing the protein MSKHKIYTMSVANVYPHYITKAEKKGRTKSEVDEVIRWLTGYSQEALEELLENQTDFETFFAKAPQMNPLRHLIKGVICGIRVENIEEPLMQEIRYMDKLIDELAKGKAMEKILRK; encoded by the coding sequence ATGAGCAAGCATAAAATATACACGATGAGCGTAGCGAATGTTTATCCCCATTATATTACTAAGGCAGAGAAAAAAGGACGAACCAAATCAGAAGTGGATGAAGTCATCCGATGGTTGACTGGCTATAGTCAAGAAGCGCTTGAAGAACTACTGGAAAATCAGACAGATTTTGAAACATTCTTCGCCAAAGCACCTCAAATGAATCCTTTAAGGCATTTGATCAAAGGTGTGATTTGTGGTATTCGTGTTGAAAATATTGAGGAACCATTAATGCAGGAAATTCGCTATATGGATAAGCTAATAGATGAGTTGGCAAAGGGAAAAGCAATGGAAAAGATTTTGAGAAAATAG